In one window of Scylla paramamosain isolate STU-SP2022 chromosome 36, ASM3559412v1, whole genome shotgun sequence DNA:
- the LOC135090749 gene encoding hemocyanin B chain-like, with product MKWAVVAAVLLVAAVAEGADLAHRQQAVNRLLYRIYSPIPSKFPELKQLSNSFNPRGNAGNCKDGGNAVNHLMDELDAGRLLEQHHWFSLFNTRQREEALMLVDVLLNCENFESFVGNAAFFRERMNEGEFVYAFYVAVSHSDFMQDVVLPPLYEVTPHMFTNSEVIDKAYTAKMTQTPGEFRMSFTGSKRNPEQRVAYFGEDVGMNSHHVHWHMDFPFWWHGDEIDRKGELFFWAHHQLTVRFDAERLSNYLPLVDELYWDRPIKEGFAPHTNYKYGGEFPTRPDNKNFEDVDGVARIRDMKEMESRIRDAIAHGYVDKSDGSHIDIDNDHGIDVLGAAIESSTSSVNPSYYGALHNQAHRVLGAQADPHGKFNMPPGVMEHFETATRDPSFFRLHKYMDNIFKEHKDKLPPYTADDLKYDNVEISDVDIDELSTFFEDFEFDLGNSLDTADNVKHVDVHAHIPRLNHKPFHYNIHYHADHDDTVSIRVYLTPVRDENGIKMHIDENRWHAIMIDNFWAEVKAGTHNIRRSSFDSSVTIQDRVSFEELISKADEAVENNHPLEVNSGRSCGHPHNLLLPKGNKEGVEFWLNVHVTSGDDAAHADLHSNDYDGNHGYCGIHGKAYPDKRPMGYPFDRRIPDLRVVKNLPNFFGKTVRVYHKEGH from the exons ATGAAGTGGGCGGTGGTTGCAGCAGTTCTCCTCGTGGCCGCTGTGGCCGAGGGCGCAGATCTCGCCCACAGACAGCAGGCAGTCAATCGCCTGTTGTACAGGATCTACAGCCCTATCCCTTCCAAATTCCCTGAACTGAAGCAGCTCTCTAACTCTTTCAACCCAAGGGGCAATGCTGGCAACTGCAAGGATGGCGGCAATGCCGTCAACCACCTCATGGACGAGCTCGATGCCGGTCGCCTCCTCGAGCAGCACCACTGGTTCTCCCTCTTCAACACCCGCCAGCGGGAGGAGGCCCTCATGCTGGTTGATGTCCTCCTCAATTGCGAGAACTTCGAGAGCTTCGTGGGCAACGCCGCTTTCTTCCGCGAGCGAATGAACGAGGGCGAGTTCGTCTACGCATTCTACGTGGCCGTCTCTCACTCTGACTTCATGCAGGACGTCGTGCTGCCGCCACTCTACGAGGTCACACCCCACATGTTCACTAACTCAGAGGTCATCGACAAAGCATACACTGCCAAGATGACACAGACTCCCGGCGAATTCCGCATGAGCTTTACTGGCAGCAAGAGAAATCCTGAGCAGCGCGTCGCCTACTTCGGTGAAGATGTTGGCATGAACTCTCACCACGTCCACTGGCATATGGACTTCCCCTTCTGGTGGCATGGAGACGAGATTGATCGCAAGGGTGAGCTCTTCTTCTGGGCCCATCACCAGCTTACTGTCAGGTTCGATGCCGAGCGTCTCTCCAACTACTTGCCTCTGGTCGATGAGCTGTACTGGGACCGCCCCATCAAGGAAGGATTTGCTCCCCACACAAACTACAAATACGGCGGAGAGTTCCCCACACGTCCCGACAACAAGAACTTTGAGGATGTTGACGGCGTGGCTCGCATCAGAGAcatgaaggaaatggagagcCGCATCCGCGACGCCATTGCTCACGGTTACGTCGACAAATCTGACGGCTCTCACATCGACATTGACAACGACCATGGTATTGACGTACTGGGTGCCGCCATTGAGTCCTCTACATCCAGCGTCAACCCCTCCTACTACGGCGCCCTCCACAACCAGGCTCACCGCGTGCTGGGCGCCCAGGCCGACCCACATGGCAAGTTCAACATGCCACCTGGCGTGATGGAACACTTCGAGACCGCTACACGCGATCCCTCCTTCTTCCGCCTCCACAAGTACATGGACAACATTTTCAAGGAACATAAGGACAAGCTGCCACCTTACACCGCCGACGATCTTAAGTATGACAACGTCGAAATCTCAGACGTCGATATTGACGAGCTTTCCACCTTCTTTGAAGACTTTGAGTTTGATTTGGGCAACTCTCTCGACACAGCAGACAATGTAAAACATGTAGATGTCCATGCCCATATTCCCCGTCTTAACCACAAGCCTTTCCACTACAACATCCATTACCACGCCGACCATGACGATACGGTCAGCATTCGCGTCTACCTCACCCCCGTTAGAGACGAAAATGGTATCAAGATGCACATTGACGAAAATCGCTGGCATGCTATCATGATCGACAACTTCTGGGCTGAAG TCAAGGCCGGAACGCACAACATTCGCCGTAGTAGCTTCGACTCCAGTGTGACCATCCAAGACCGTGTTTCCTTCGAGGAACTCATAAGTAAGGCTGACGAGGCTGTGGAGAATAATCATCCGCTGGAAGTGAATAGTGGCAGGTCCTGTGGTCATCCCCACAATCTACTGCTGCCCAAGGGTAACAAGGAGGGTGTTGAATTCTGGTTGAATGTGCACGTCACTAGCGGCGATGACGCAGCACATGCCGACCTTCACTCGAATGACTATGATGGCAACCATGGATACTGTGGCATTCATGGCAAGGCATACCCTGACAAGCGTCCCATGGGCTATCCCTTCGACAGGCGCATTCCAGACCTCCGCGTCGTCAAGAACCTGCCCAACTTCTTTGGCAAGACTGTCCGCGTCTATCACAAGGAGGGCCATTAA
- the LOC135090800 gene encoding keratin-associated protein 16-1-like, producing MLVKIEKKTDTPRKLEIMEASAGVSGGECCCVSWRVLVCQEASVGVSGGECWCVRRRVLLCLLASVGVSGGECWCVRRRVLVCQEASVGMSLGECWYVRRRVLVCQEASVGVSLGECWCVRRRVLVCQEASVGVLECQEASVGVLVCQEASVGVLVCQETSVGVLVCQEASVGVLVCQETSVGVLVCQEASVGVLVCQEASVGVLVCQEASVGVLECQEASVGVLECQEAIVGVLVCQEPSVGVLECQEASVGVLVCQEASVGVLECQEASVGVLECQEASVGVLVCQEASVGVLECQEASVGVLVCQEASVGVLVCQEASVGVLVCQEASVGVLVCQEASVGVLVCQEASVGVLVCQEASVGVLVCQEASVGVLVCQEASVGVLVCQEASVGVLVCQEASVGVLVCQEASVGVLVCQEASVGVLVCQEASVGVLVCQEASVGVLVCQEASVGVLVCQEASVGVLVCQEASVGVLVCQEASVGVLVCQEASVGVLVCQEASVGVLVCQEASVGVLVCQEASVGVLVCQEASVGVLVCQEASVGVLVCQEESVGVSGGECWSVGVSGGECWSVGVSGGECWSVGVSGGECWSVGVSGGEYCIDVYAN from the exons ATGTtagtaaaaatagagaaaaagacagaTACTCCTAGAAAATTAGAAATAATGGAA GCGAGTGCTGGTGTGTCAGGAGGCGAGTGTTGCTGTGTCTCTTGGCGAGTGTTGGTGTGTCAGGAGGCGAGTGTTGGTGTGTCAGGAGGCGAGTGCTGGTGTGTCAGGAGGCGAGTGTTGCTGTGTCTCTTGGCGAGTGTTGGTGTGTCAGGAGGCGAGTGTTGGTGTGTCAGGAGGCGAGTGCTGGTGTGTCAGGAGGCGAGTGTTGGTATGTCTCTTGGCGAGTGTTGGTATGTCAGGAGGCGAGTGTTGGTGTGTCAGGAGGCGAGTGTTGGTGTGTCTCTTGGCGAGTGTTGGTGTGTCAGGAGGCGAGTGTTGGTGTGCCAGGAGGCGAGTGTTGGAGTGTTGGAGTGTCAGGAGGCGAGTGTTGGAGTGTTGGTGTGTCAGGAGGCGAGTGTTGGAGTGTTGGTGTGTCAGGAGACGAGTGTTGGAGTGTTGGTGTGTCAGGAGGCGAGTGTTGGAGTGTTGGTGTGTCAGGAGACGAGTGTTGGAGTGTTGGTGTGTCAGGAGGCgagtgttggtgtgttggtgtgtcagGAGGCGAGTGTTGGAGTGTTGGTGTGTCAGGAGGCGAGTGTTGGAGTGTTGGAGTGTCAGGAGGCGAGTGTTGGAGTGTTGGAGTGTCAGGAGGCGATTGTTGGAGTGTTGGTGTGTCAGGAGCCGAGTGTTGGAGTGTTGGAGTGTCAGGAGGCGAGTGTTGGAGTGTTGGTGTGTCAGGAGGCGAGTGTTGGAGTGTTGGAGTGTCAGGAGGCGAGTGTTGGAGTGTTGGAGTGTCAGGAGGCGAGTGTTGGAGTGTTGGTGTGTCAGGAGGCGAGTGTTGGAGTGTTGGAGTGTCAGGAGGCGAGTGTTGGAGTGTTGGTGTGTCAGGAGGCGAGTGTTGGAGTGTTGGTGTGTCAGGAGGCGAGTGTTGGAGTGTTGGTGTGTCAGGAGGCGAGTGTTGGAGTGTTGGTGTGTCAGGAGGCGAGTGTTGGAGTGTTGGTGTGTCAGGAGGCGAGTGTTGGAGTGTTGGTGTGTCAGGAGGCGAGTGTTGGAGTGTTGGTGTGTCAGGAGGCGAGTGTTGGAGTGTTGGTGTGTCAGGAGGCgagtgttggtgtgttggtgtgtcagGAGGCGAGTGTTGGAGTGTTGGTGTGTCAGGAGGCGAGTGTTGGAGTGTTGGTGTGTCAGGAGGCgagtgttggtgtgttggtgtgtcagGAGGCGAGTGTTGGAGTGTTGGTGTGTCAGGAGGCGAGTGTTGGAGTGTTGGTGTGTCAGGAGGCGAGTGTTGGAGTGTTGGTGTGTCAGGAGGCGAGTGTTGGAGTGTTGGTGTGTCAGGAGGCGAGTGTTGGAGTGTTGGTGTGTCAGGAGGCGAGTGTTGGAGTGTTGGTGTGTCAGGAGGCGAGTGTTGGAGTGTTGGTGTGTCAGGAGGCGAGTGTTGGAGTGTTGGTGTGTCAGGAGGCGAGTGTTGGAGTGTTGGTGTGTCAGGAGGCGAGTGTTGGAGTGTTGGTGTGTCAGGAGGCGAGTGTTGGAGTGTTGGTGTGTCAGGAGGCGAGTGTTGGAGTGTTGGTGTGTCAGGAGGCGAGTGTTGGAGTGTTGGTGTGTCAGGAGGAGAGTGTTGGTGTGTCAGGAGGCGAGTGTTGGAGTGTTGGTGTGTCAGGAGGCGAGTGTTGGAGTGTTGGTGTGTCAGGAGGCGAGTGTTGGAGTGTTGGTGTGTCAGGAGGCGAGTGTTGGAGTGTTGGTGTGTCAGGAGGCGAGTACTGTATTGATGTATACGCAAATTGA
- the LOC135090750 gene encoding hemocyanin A chain-like, with product MKWLAVAAVLLVAAVAEGADLAHRQQAVNRLLYRIHSPILSKFPELKQLSNSFDPRGNAGSCKDGGNAVNHLMDELDAGRLLEQHHWFSLFNTRQREEALMLVDVLLNCENFETFVGNAAFFRERMNEGEFVYAIYVAVSHSDFMQDVVLPPLYEVTPHMFTNSEVLDRAYTAKMTQTPGEFHMDFTGSKKNKEQRVAYFGEDIGMNSHHVHWHMDFPFWWHGDEIDRKGELFFWAHHQLTVRFDAERLSNYLPPVDELYWDRPIKEGFAPHTNYKYGGEFPTRPDNKNFEDVDGVARIRDMKEMESRIRDAIAHGYVDKSDGSHIDIDNNHGIDVLGAAIESSTSSVNPSYYGALHNQAHRVLGAQADPHGKFNMPPGVMEHFETATRDPSFFRLHKYMDNIFKEHKDKLPPYTAADLKYDNVEITGVDVDELSTFFEDFKFDLGNSLDTADNVKHVEVHALVPRLNHKPFGYNIHYKADHAETVTVRVYLTPKYDNNGVRLDMEEGRWNSILLDTFWVNVQAGEHDYHRDATQSNVAIPDRPAFQELIRLADEAVASGSELVLDHGHSCGHPQRLLLPKGNEKGLECWFTVFVTSGDDAAHDDLHSNDHGGNHGYCGIHGGQYPDKRPMGFPFDRRIPNAAVLLEQPNFHSHTVRVYHKEE from the exons ATGAAGTGGTTGGCGGTGGCAGCAGTTCTCCTCGTGGCCGCTGTGGCCGAAGGCGCGGATCTCGCCCACAGACAGCAGGCAGTCAATCGCCTGTTGTACAGGATCCACAGCCCCATCCTTTCCAAATTCCCTGAACTGAAGCAGCTCTCTAACTCTTTCGACCCAAGGGGCAATGCTGGCAGCTGCAAGGATGGCGGCAATGCCGTCAACCACCTCATGGACGAGCTCGATGCCGGTCGCCTCCTCGAGCAGCACCACTGGTTCTCCCTCTTCAACACCCGCCAGCGGGAGGAGGCCCTCATGCTGGTTGATGTCCTCCTCAACTGCGAGAACTTCGAGACCTTCGTGGGCAACGCCGCTTTCTTCCGCGAGCGAATGAACGAGGGCGAGTTCGTCTACGCCATCTACGTGGCCGTCTCTCACTCTGACTTCATGCAGGACGTCGTGCTGCCGCCACTTTACGAGGTCACACCCCACATGTTCACTAACTCAGAGGTCCTCGACAGGGCATACACTGCCAAGATGACACAGACCCCCGGCGAATTCCACATGGACTTCACTGGATCCAAAAAGAATAAGGAGCAGCGCGTCGCTTACTTCGGTGAAGATATTGGCATGAACTCTCACCACGTCCACTGGCATATGGACTTCCCCTTCTGGTGGCATGGAGACGAGATTGATCGCAAGGGTGAGCTCTTCTTCTGGGCCCATCACCAGCTTACTGTCAGGTTCGATGCCGAGCGTCTCTCCAACTACTTGCCTCCGGTTGATGAGCTGTACTGGGACCGCCCCATCAAGGAAGGATTTGCTCCCCACACAAACTACAAATACGGCGGAGAGTTCCCCACACGTCCCGACAACAAGAACTTTGAGGATGTTGACGGCGTGGCTCGCATCAGAGAcatgaaagaaatggagagcCGCATCCGCGACGCCATTGCTCACGGCTACGTCGACAAATCTGACGGCTCTCACATCGACATTGACAACAACCATGGCATTGACGTACTGGGTGCCGCTATTGAGTCCTCTACATCCAGCGTCAACCCCTCCTACTATGGCGCCCTCCACAACCAGGCTCACCGCGTGCTGGGCGCCCAGGCCGACCCACATGGCAAGTTCAACATGCCACCTGGCGTGATGGAACACTTCGAGACCGCTACACGCGATCCCTCCTTCTTCCGCCTCCACAAGTACATGGATAATATTTTCAAGGAGCATAAGGACAAGCTGCCACCTTACACCGCCGCCGATCTTAAGTATGACAACGTCGAAATCACGGGTGTCGACGTCGACGAGCTCTCTACCTTCTTTGAGGACTTCAAGTTCGATCTCGGCAACTCTCTCGACACCGCAGACAACGTGAAACACGTGGAAGTCCATGCCCTCGTTCCTCGTCTTAACCACAAGCCCTTCGGGTACAACATCCACTACAAAGCCGATCATGCCGAGACAGTCACCGTCCGCGTGTACCTCACCCCTAAGTACGACAACAACGGCGTCAGGCTAGACATGGAAGAGGGTCGCTGGAACTCCATCCTGCTTGACACTTTCTGGGTTAATG tccAAGCTGGAGAGCACGATTATCACCGTGATGCCACCCAATCCAACGTGGCTATCCCCGACCGCCCCGCTTTCCAGGAACTCATCCGCTTGGCTGATGAGGCCGTGGCCAGCGGCTCTGAGCTGGTGCTTGACCATGGACACTCTTGTGGACATCCTCAGAGGCTACTGCTTCCCAAGGGTAACGAGAAGGGTCTCGAGTGTTGGTTCACCGTCTTCGTCACCAGCGGCGATGACGCCGCGCATGATGACCTTCACTCGAATGATCATGGCGGCAACCACGGCTATTGCGGTATTCATGGTGGGCAGTACCCTGACAAGCGTCCCATGGGCTTCCCCTTCGACAGGCGCATCCCCAACGCTGCTGTTTTGCTCGAACAACCCAACTTCCACTCCCATACAGTCCGTGTATATCATAAGGAAGAGTAA